From the Vibrio alginolyticus NBRC 15630 = ATCC 17749 genome, one window contains:
- a CDS encoding replication-associated recombination protein A: protein MVVSNYTLDFSGDEDFRPLAARMRPETIEQYIGQQHILGPGKPLRRALEAGHIHSMILWGPPGTGKTTLAEVAANYANAEVERVSAVTSGVKEIRAAIEKARENKMAGRRTILFVDEVHRFNKSQQDAFLPHIEDGTVTFIGATTENPSFELNNALLSRARVYKLTSLDKDEISLALNQAISDKERGLGNTPAHFADNVLDRLAELVNGDARMSLNYLELLYDMAEDNAQGEKEITLKLLAEVAGEKVSRFDNKGDIWYDLISAVHKSIRGSNPDAALYWAARMIAAGCDPLYIARRLLAIASEDVGNADPRAMQVALSAWDCFTRVGPAEGERAIAQAIVYLACAPKSNAVYVAWKQALADAHNLPEYEVPHHLRNAPTSLMKDMGYGAEYRYAHDEPGAYAAGEQYLPPEMGDRRYYQPTNRGLETKIGEKLDYLATLDANSPQKRYEK from the coding sequence TTGGTAGTGAGTAATTACACATTAGATTTCTCGGGGGACGAAGATTTTCGTCCCCTTGCTGCTCGTATGAGACCGGAAACGATCGAGCAATATATTGGACAGCAGCACATTTTAGGCCCTGGTAAGCCACTGCGCCGTGCGCTAGAGGCGGGTCACATTCACTCTATGATCCTTTGGGGACCACCAGGCACAGGCAAAACGACATTAGCGGAAGTGGCTGCAAACTACGCCAATGCTGAAGTAGAGCGTGTGTCTGCCGTAACGTCTGGTGTGAAAGAAATCCGTGCTGCAATCGAGAAAGCACGTGAGAACAAAATGGCGGGTCGCCGCACCATCTTATTTGTGGATGAGGTGCATCGCTTCAACAAATCTCAACAAGACGCGTTTTTACCGCATATCGAAGATGGCACGGTTACCTTTATTGGTGCGACGACAGAAAACCCGTCGTTTGAGTTAAACAACGCATTGCTGTCACGTGCACGTGTCTACAAGCTAACGTCTCTCGATAAAGATGAAATCTCACTGGCGCTGAATCAAGCGATCAGTGACAAAGAGCGTGGCTTGGGCAATACACCCGCACACTTCGCTGATAACGTATTAGACCGCCTAGCAGAACTGGTAAACGGTGATGCTCGCATGTCTCTCAATTATCTTGAGCTGCTCTACGACATGGCAGAAGACAATGCGCAAGGTGAAAAAGAGATCACGCTTAAGTTGCTGGCTGAAGTGGCAGGGGAGAAAGTCTCTCGCTTCGATAACAAAGGTGATATCTGGTATGACTTAATCTCTGCGGTCCACAAATCCATTCGTGGCTCTAACCCAGATGCGGCGCTTTACTGGGCTGCACGTATGATTGCTGCGGGTTGTGATCCTCTTTATATTGCCCGTCGATTACTTGCGATAGCATCAGAAGATGTCGGCAATGCGGACCCTAGAGCCATGCAAGTGGCACTCTCCGCGTGGGACTGTTTTACACGCGTTGGCCCAGCAGAAGGTGAACGTGCGATTGCACAGGCGATCGTGTACTTAGCATGTGCGCCAAAAAGTAATGCTGTTTACGTGGCGTGGAAACAAGCGCTAGCGGACGCTCATAACTTACCTGAATATGAAGTGCCGCATCACCTTCGAAATGCGCCAACCAGTTTGATGAAAGACATGGGTTATGGGGCTGAGTATCGTTATGCTCACGATGAGCCTGGTGCTTACGCAGCAGGTGAGCAATATTTGCCGCCTGAAATGGGCGATCGTAGGTACTATCAGCCGACAAATCGTGGTCTGGAGACCAAAATCGGCGAAAAGTTAGATTACTTGGCTACTTTAGACGCAAATAGCCCACAAAAGCGCTATGAAAAGTAG
- the serS gene encoding serine--tRNA ligase, translating into MLDSKLLRTELDETATKLARRGFKLDVDTIRKLEEQRKSIQVEVENLQSTRNSISKQIGQKMAAGDKEGAEEIKKQIGTLGSDLDAKKVELEQVMAQLDEFTLSVPNIPADEVPDGKDENDNVEISRWGEPKSYDFELKDHVDLGEMGDGLDFASAVKITGARFIVMKGQFARLHRAIAQFMLDLHTEEHGYTEMYVPYLVNSDSLFGTGQLPKFGKDLFHTEPLVEKVNDEEPRKLSLIPTAEVPVTNLVRDTISDEADLPIKMTAHTPCFRSEAGSYGRDTRGLIRMHQFDKVELVQITKPEDSMNALEELTGHAEKVLQLLELPYRKVVLCTGDMGFGARKTYDLEVWVPAQETYREISSCSNMWDFQARRMQARFRRKGEKKPELVHTLNGSGLAVGRTMVAILENNQEADGRIAIPTVLQKYMAGATHIG; encoded by the coding sequence ATGCTGGATTCTAAATTACTTCGTACAGAGCTGGATGAAACAGCTACTAAACTGGCGCGTCGTGGCTTTAAGCTAGACGTAGATACTATTCGTAAACTTGAAGAACAACGTAAGTCCATTCAAGTAGAAGTAGAAAATTTACAATCCACGCGTAACTCCATCTCCAAGCAAATCGGCCAAAAAATGGCGGCTGGCGACAAAGAAGGCGCAGAAGAGATCAAGAAACAAATCGGTACGCTAGGTAGCGATCTTGATGCGAAGAAAGTTGAACTTGAGCAAGTAATGGCTCAACTAGACGAATTCACGCTTTCTGTACCAAACATCCCAGCAGATGAAGTGCCAGATGGCAAAGATGAAAACGACAACGTTGAAATCTCTCGTTGGGGTGAGCCAAAGTCTTACGACTTCGAACTGAAAGATCACGTTGACCTAGGCGAAATGGGCGACGGTCTAGACTTCGCAAGTGCAGTTAAGATCACTGGCGCACGTTTCATCGTGATGAAAGGCCAATTTGCTCGTCTACACCGTGCAATCGCTCAGTTCATGCTGGATCTTCACACTGAAGAGCACGGCTACACAGAAATGTACGTACCTTACCTAGTAAACTCTGACAGCCTATTCGGTACTGGTCAGCTTCCTAAGTTTGGTAAAGATCTTTTCCACACTGAGCCGCTAGTAGAAAAAGTAAACGACGAAGAGCCACGTAAACTGTCTCTAATCCCTACTGCAGAAGTACCTGTAACGAACCTAGTTCGTGACACGATTTCTGACGAAGCGGATCTACCAATTAAGATGACAGCTCACACGCCATGTTTCCGTTCAGAAGCAGGTTCTTACGGTCGTGATACTCGTGGTTTGATTCGTATGCACCAGTTCGACAAAGTTGAGCTAGTACAAATCACTAAGCCAGAAGATTCAATGAACGCACTAGAAGAGCTAACAGGTCACGCTGAGAAAGTTCTACAACTTCTAGAGCTTCCTTACCGTAAAGTGGTTCTATGTACAGGTGACATGGGCTTCGGCGCTCGTAAGACTTACGACCTAGAAGTTTGGGTTCCTGCTCAAGAAACTTACCGTGAAATTTCTTCATGTTCTAACATGTGGGATTTCCAAGCTCGTCGTATGCAAGCACGTTTCCGTCGTAAAGGCGAGAAGAAACCTGAGCTTGTACACACGCTAAACGGTTCTGGTCTTGCTGTAGGTCGTACAATGGTTGCTATCCTAGAAAACAACCAAGAAGCAGACGGCCGCATTGCAATCCCTACAGTACTTCAGAAGTACATGGCGGGCGCAACGCACATCGGTTAA
- a CDS encoding DksA/TraR family C4-type zinc finger protein, which produces MANDDSVSQQIQNTIDDEISRVRGSITRGESAHYCDECGDEIPEARRFAMKGVRLCIECQSTIELVSQRQALFNRRASKDSQLR; this is translated from the coding sequence GTGGCAAATGACGATAGCGTCAGCCAACAAATTCAAAACACAATAGACGACGAGATTTCCCGTGTTCGTGGCAGTATCACAAGGGGTGAAAGCGCCCATTATTGCGATGAGTGTGGTGATGAGATCCCAGAAGCACGTCGTTTTGCTATGAAAGGCGTTCGTTTGTGTATCGAATGTCAGTCAACAATCGAATTGGTGTCTCAACGCCAAGCATTGTTCAATCGACGAGCGAGTAAAGACAGTCAACTCCGATAA
- the bioA gene encoding adenosylmethionine--8-amino-7-oxononanoate transaminase, with protein sequence MDLAFDRQHIWHPYTSTLTPLTCYPVASANGVHIKLEDGTELVDGMSSWWSTIHGYNHPHLNQAAHQQIDQVSHVMFGGITHQPAISLCKKLLSLAPNNLEHVFLADSGSVAVEVSLKMALQYWHAKGERRPKFLTLRHGYHGDTFAAMSVTDPDNSMHSLYKGFLPEHIFAESATCGYWDEWKPEDLTDFEHKIETHHEELAAVILEPIVQGAGGMRIYHPEFLKGVRRLCDKYGLLLIADEIATGFGRTGKLFACEHADIQPDILCVGKALTGGYMTLSATLASKHVADTVCGGDAGCFMHGPTFMGNPLACAVATASLELIEQGNWQQQTQQIETLFSELLPKLEEYELVKNTRWLGAIGVVETHRPVNMETIQALFVEHGVWIRPFGKLIYMMPPFISKPEDIEKLVNAIDAALQRKDCFAS encoded by the coding sequence ATGGATCTCGCCTTCGACCGCCAGCATATCTGGCATCCTTACACTTCGACATTGACACCTCTGACCTGCTACCCAGTGGCATCGGCAAATGGTGTTCATATTAAATTGGAAGACGGTACTGAGCTGGTCGATGGCATGTCTTCTTGGTGGTCGACGATCCACGGCTACAACCATCCGCATTTAAATCAAGCCGCTCACCAGCAAATCGATCAGGTCTCTCACGTGATGTTTGGCGGGATTACCCACCAGCCAGCAATCAGTTTGTGTAAGAAGCTATTGTCCCTTGCACCAAATAACCTTGAACATGTATTCCTTGCCGATTCAGGCTCCGTTGCCGTAGAAGTCAGCTTAAAAATGGCACTGCAATATTGGCATGCAAAAGGCGAACGCCGACCGAAGTTTCTTACTTTGCGACACGGTTATCACGGCGACACCTTTGCAGCTATGTCGGTTACCGATCCTGATAACTCAATGCACTCTCTTTACAAAGGCTTTTTGCCTGAGCATATCTTTGCGGAGTCAGCAACTTGTGGTTATTGGGATGAATGGAAGCCAGAGGACCTTACCGACTTCGAGCACAAGATTGAAACGCACCATGAAGAACTTGCTGCGGTGATCCTAGAACCTATTGTTCAAGGCGCAGGCGGCATGCGCATCTACCATCCAGAATTTCTCAAAGGCGTGCGTAGGCTTTGCGACAAATACGGCTTGTTATTGATTGCAGATGAGATCGCTACCGGATTTGGTCGTACCGGTAAGTTGTTTGCCTGCGAACATGCAGACATTCAACCAGACATTCTGTGTGTCGGGAAAGCACTCACTGGCGGCTACATGACCCTCTCTGCGACCCTGGCGAGCAAACACGTAGCAGACACCGTTTGTGGTGGTGATGCAGGCTGTTTTATGCACGGTCCAACCTTTATGGGGAATCCACTCGCCTGTGCTGTTGCCACCGCAAGTTTGGAATTGATTGAGCAAGGTAATTGGCAGCAACAAACCCAACAAATTGAAACGCTGTTTTCTGAGTTACTACCAAAACTTGAAGAATACGAGTTGGTGAAAAACACCCGTTGGCTAGGTGCCATTGGCGTAGTGGAGACGCATCGCCCTGTGAATATGGAAACCATCCAAGCCTTGTTTGTTGAACACGGAGTTTGGATTCGTCCATTTGGCAAACTGATTTATATGATGCCGCCGTTCATCAGCAAGCCGGAAGATATTGAGAAGCTAGTTAACGCGATTGATGCGGCGTTGCAACGTAAAGACTGCTTCGCTTCATAG
- the bioB gene encoding biotin synthase BioB, with protein MEVRHNWTHAEVRDLMEKPFMDLLFEAQLVHRQYQQTNHVQVSTLLSIKTGACPEDCKYCPQSARYTTDIEKERLMEVERVLDAAQKAKNAGSTRFCMGAAWKNPKERDMPHLTDMIKGVKGMGLETCMTLGMLTPDQAKQLATAGLDYYNHNLDTSPEFYGNIITTRTYQDRLDTLSHVRDAGMKICSGGIIGMGESANDRAGLLVELANLPVHPESVPINMLVKVKGTPLEEVDDVEPFDFIRLIAIARIMMPQSAVRLSAGRENMNEQMQALCFMAGANSVFYGCKLLTTPNPSEDKDMMLFNKLGINSQEVSQKPDEIEENELLDRVVERVAARPTKDDLFYDASV; from the coding sequence GTGGAAGTTCGTCATAACTGGACGCATGCTGAAGTGCGCGATCTCATGGAAAAACCATTCATGGATCTCCTATTCGAAGCGCAGCTTGTACATCGTCAATATCAACAAACCAACCATGTTCAAGTAAGCACGCTTCTGTCGATTAAGACAGGTGCTTGTCCAGAAGATTGTAAGTACTGTCCTCAGAGTGCTCGTTACACCACAGACATCGAGAAAGAGCGTCTGATGGAAGTAGAACGCGTACTCGATGCTGCGCAAAAAGCCAAAAATGCTGGTTCTACTCGATTCTGTATGGGCGCAGCATGGAAAAATCCAAAAGAGCGTGACATGCCGCATTTGACCGACATGATCAAAGGCGTGAAGGGCATGGGTTTAGAAACGTGTATGACATTAGGCATGTTGACACCAGATCAAGCAAAACAACTGGCAACCGCAGGTTTGGATTACTACAACCACAACCTAGATACGTCTCCTGAATTTTACGGCAACATCATTACCACACGTACTTATCAAGACCGTTTAGATACTTTGTCTCATGTTCGTGATGCTGGCATGAAGATCTGTTCCGGTGGCATCATCGGTATGGGTGAAAGTGCTAACGACCGAGCAGGTTTGTTGGTTGAATTAGCTAACTTGCCAGTGCATCCTGAAAGTGTGCCAATCAACATGCTCGTGAAGGTGAAAGGCACACCACTGGAAGAGGTGGACGATGTTGAGCCATTCGATTTCATTCGCTTGATTGCGATTGCGCGCATCATGATGCCTCAATCAGCGGTTCGTCTATCGGCTGGCCGTGAAAACATGAACGAACAAATGCAAGCGCTGTGTTTTATGGCGGGTGCAAACTCAGTCTTCTATGGCTGCAAACTTCTGACGACTCCAAATCCTTCTGAAGATAAGGACATGATGCTGTTCAATAAGCTCGGTATTAACAGCCAAGAGGTGTCTCAAAAGCCTGATGAAATCGAAGAAAACGAGTTACTCGATCGCGTCGTAGAGCGCGTTGCTGCCCGTCCGACAAAAGACGACCTTTTCTACGATGCCAGCGTTTAA
- the bioF gene encoding 8-amino-7-oxononanoate synthase has protein sequence MPAFKSRIESALAERKTQGLNRSMNVVFAGNQSVLEHEGRRYINFSSNDYLGLANDQALVRAWQQGLSVYGSGSGASPMVTGFSAAHSNLEAALTEWLGYDRAILFGSGFSANQALLFTLLEKSDVLIQDRLNHASLMEAGALSPAKMKRFKHNDIEHLKSLINSEDNHLVVTEGVFSMDGDCAPLSDIAEVTRSHDAWFAVDDAHGIGVLGQSGGGSCELATVKPEILIVTFGKAFGMSGAAILCDHATGDFLTQFARHHVYSTAMPPAQAYALTHAVSMVQEQSWRREKLSELSEVYRDSLSDLEGFVETQTSIKPFLIGESELALRVAGACRQNGIWVTAIRPPTVPKGTSRLRITLTANHTNEQVKTLSIALKQALGAL, from the coding sequence ATGCCAGCGTTTAAATCTCGTATCGAGTCCGCCCTTGCTGAGCGTAAAACGCAAGGGTTGAATCGTTCTATGAATGTGGTGTTTGCCGGTAACCAGTCCGTTTTGGAACACGAAGGTAGACGCTACATTAATTTCTCAAGTAATGATTATTTGGGATTGGCTAATGACCAAGCGCTTGTTCGGGCTTGGCAGCAAGGTTTAAGCGTATATGGTAGTGGCAGTGGAGCATCACCGATGGTGACTGGCTTTAGTGCCGCGCACAGCAATTTAGAAGCCGCACTGACCGAATGGTTGGGTTACGACAGAGCAATTCTGTTTGGTTCTGGATTCAGTGCTAATCAAGCCTTGTTGTTCACCTTGTTGGAAAAATCAGACGTATTGATCCAAGACCGTTTGAACCATGCCTCACTGATGGAAGCGGGGGCGTTGTCACCAGCTAAGATGAAGCGCTTCAAACACAATGACATCGAGCACCTAAAGTCGCTGATTAATAGCGAAGACAACCATCTAGTTGTGACTGAAGGGGTATTCAGCATGGACGGCGACTGTGCGCCGCTTAGCGATATAGCTGAAGTCACTCGTAGTCATGATGCTTGGTTTGCTGTCGATGACGCTCATGGTATTGGCGTTCTTGGTCAATCCGGTGGTGGTTCTTGCGAGTTGGCAACGGTTAAACCCGAGATACTGATCGTTACTTTCGGCAAAGCGTTTGGTATGTCTGGCGCGGCTATTTTATGTGACCACGCAACGGGAGACTTTTTGACTCAGTTTGCTCGTCACCATGTGTATTCCACAGCGATGCCTCCGGCACAAGCCTACGCGCTCACGCATGCGGTTTCTATGGTTCAAGAGCAGTCTTGGCGACGTGAAAAGCTCTCTGAGCTTAGTGAAGTGTATCGAGATAGCCTTAGCGACCTTGAGGGGTTTGTTGAGACTCAAACTTCGATTAAGCCCTTTTTGATTGGTGAATCTGAATTGGCTTTGCGAGTAGCAGGTGCTTGTCGCCAAAACGGTATTTGGGTGACTGCTATTCGCCCTCCGACGGTGCCTAAAGGAACGTCTCGTCTTCGAATCACACTCACTGCCAATCACACTAATGAACAAGTTAAAACGCTTTCAATCGCATTGAAGCAAGCATTAGGAGCGCTGTAA
- the bioC gene encoding malonyl-ACP O-methyltransferase BioC, producing MDNATTALAQTLALESFHQDKDAIASSFGKAAETYDKHAAFQRDVGHQLLDKLPENLTGKRVLDLGCGTGYFSQLLQQRGAEVVCGDISQAMLDKAEQRCGAVRMHYQVADAENLPFDDDSFDYVFSSLALQWCTDLSYPLKEVRRVLKNGGKAWFSTLVDGSLYELRASWEKIDAYQHVNNFLTLNQVKIALAQSRCDSHQLDLTTITVWYDSAFSVMRDLKGIGANHVSGRSHGLTSRETLLKVEHAYQAFKNDQGLLPASYQVCFGVIHL from the coding sequence ATGGATAATGCAACTACCGCATTAGCGCAAACGCTCGCGTTAGAGAGTTTCCATCAAGATAAAGACGCGATTGCCTCTTCGTTTGGTAAAGCAGCAGAAACATACGATAAACATGCGGCTTTTCAACGTGATGTCGGGCATCAGCTGCTTGATAAACTTCCTGAAAACTTGACGGGAAAACGTGTATTGGATTTAGGTTGTGGCACGGGTTATTTCTCCCAACTACTTCAACAACGCGGTGCGGAAGTAGTCTGCGGCGATATCTCTCAAGCCATGTTAGATAAAGCAGAGCAGCGTTGTGGTGCAGTACGAATGCATTACCAAGTTGCTGATGCTGAAAACTTACCATTTGACGATGATAGCTTCGATTACGTGTTTTCAAGTTTAGCGCTGCAATGGTGTACAGATTTAAGTTACCCACTAAAAGAAGTGCGCCGCGTGCTAAAAAATGGTGGGAAAGCGTGGTTCTCTACACTGGTTGATGGATCACTGTATGAGCTGCGTGCATCATGGGAAAAAATTGATGCATATCAACACGTCAATAACTTTCTAACGCTCAATCAGGTAAAAATTGCGTTAGCGCAATCTCGATGTGACAGCCATCAACTAGACTTGACCACCATCACAGTTTGGTACGACTCTGCATTTTCAGTTATGCGTGACCTCAAAGGTATAGGTGCAAATCACGTAAGCGGGCGCTCACACGGTTTAACTAGTCGCGAGACTTTGTTAAAAGTTGAGCATGCGTACCAAGCGTTTAAAAACGATCAAGGTCTTCTACCTGCAAGTTATCAGGTTTGTTTTGGAGTAATACATCTATGA
- the bioD gene encoding dethiobiotin synthase: MIDAFFIAGTDTDVGKTVASKAILQAIAAKGLNTIGYKPVAAGSDKTEAGWRNSDALHLQDVATLDVAYDDVNPYALELPASPHIAAKHEHVEISYDVLSQKLAQHKQQADVVLVEGAGGWRVPVSDTDCLSTWVKEEQLPVVLVVGIKLGCLSHALLTAESIKADGLNLVGWVANRVNPGTEHYADIIEMLEARIDAPKLGEIPYIPSAKRKELGKYINVEPLLNTD, translated from the coding sequence ATGATTGATGCTTTTTTTATTGCTGGTACGGATACTGATGTTGGAAAGACGGTAGCGTCTAAAGCCATTTTGCAAGCGATCGCAGCAAAAGGACTAAACACTATTGGTTATAAGCCAGTGGCAGCAGGGAGTGACAAGACTGAAGCGGGATGGCGCAACTCTGATGCTTTACACTTACAAGACGTCGCAACACTCGATGTGGCCTATGATGATGTGAACCCATACGCTTTAGAGTTGCCTGCTTCTCCCCACATTGCAGCGAAGCATGAACATGTCGAAATAAGTTACGATGTTCTGAGTCAAAAACTGGCTCAACATAAGCAGCAAGCCGATGTTGTTCTCGTTGAAGGTGCTGGAGGCTGGCGTGTGCCAGTATCCGATACGGACTGTTTATCTACATGGGTAAAAGAAGAGCAGTTACCTGTTGTACTGGTGGTTGGCATTAAATTAGGCTGTTTGAGCCACGCTTTACTCACAGCGGAGAGTATTAAAGCGGATGGTTTGAATCTTGTTGGCTGGGTGGCAAACCGCGTCAACCCAGGCACAGAGCACTACGCTGACATTATCGAGATGCTAGAAGCACGTATCGATGCACCTAAGCTTGGGGAAATTCCATATATTCCAAGTGCTAAACGCAAAGAGCTAGGCAAGTACATTAATGTAGAGCCGTTGCTAAACACTGACTAA
- the htpX gene encoding protease HtpX, with translation MKRIMLFLATNLAVVLVLSVVLNIVYAVTGMQPGSLSGLLVMAAVFGFGGAFISLMMSKGMALRSVGGMVIESPRNETEHWLVETVGRQAQQVGIGMPTVAIYDSPDINAFATGAKRDDSLVAVSTGLLHNMTRDEAEAVLAHEVSHIANGDMVTMTLMQGVVNTFVIFLSRFIANIVASNDDEEGQGTNMMVYFGVSMVLELVFGFLASFLTMWYSRHREFHADAGAARLVGKEKMIAALERLKVSHESQLDGTMMAFGINGKQSLTELLMSHPPLDKRIAALRGQQY, from the coding sequence ATGAAGCGAATTATGTTATTCCTAGCAACTAACCTAGCTGTCGTGCTAGTGCTTAGTGTTGTTCTGAATATTGTTTACGCTGTAACTGGAATGCAACCAGGCAGTCTGTCAGGTTTACTTGTAATGGCTGCTGTATTTGGTTTTGGTGGCGCATTTATTTCGTTGATGATGTCAAAGGGTATGGCGCTACGCTCGGTTGGTGGTATGGTCATTGAAAGCCCGCGCAACGAAACGGAGCATTGGTTAGTCGAAACTGTGGGTCGTCAAGCTCAACAAGTGGGTATTGGTATGCCAACGGTGGCTATTTATGATTCACCAGATATCAATGCATTTGCGACAGGTGCAAAACGAGATGACTCTCTTGTCGCAGTTTCTACTGGTCTTTTACACAATATGACTCGTGATGAGGCAGAGGCAGTACTTGCACACGAAGTGAGCCATATTGCAAATGGTGATATGGTCACGATGACGTTGATGCAAGGTGTCGTGAACACGTTTGTTATCTTCCTATCACGCTTTATTGCCAATATCGTGGCGTCGAACGATGATGAAGAAGGCCAAGGTACAAATATGATGGTTTACTTTGGCGTATCCATGGTGCTTGAACTGGTATTTGGTTTCCTAGCTAGCTTCTTGACTATGTGGTACAGCCGTCATCGCGAATTCCACGCGGACGCAGGTGCAGCGCGCCTCGTTGGCAAAGAAAAAATGATTGCGGCTCTAGAGCGTTTGAAGGTGAGTCATGAATCTCAACTGGATGGCACCATGATGGCATTTGGTATCAACGGCAAGCAGTCGCTGACTGAGCTACTAATGAGCCACCCTCCGCTAGATAAACGTATTGCAGCGTTGCGAGGCCAGCAATACTAA
- a CDS encoding nuclear transport factor 2 family protein — protein MDIQSVGNIYQKLNKANLHLLKDIYHQDVVFEDAAHRLEGWPALSNYFTSLYANVISCDFVIHEHQQVGDTGFLTWTMDLQHPKLQKGAPILVNGVSHLKFSEGQVIYHRDYFDLGEMLYEHLPLLGSVVKTIKQRLGQ, from the coding sequence ATGGACATACAGTCTGTTGGCAATATCTATCAAAAGCTCAACAAAGCGAACTTACATCTGCTTAAGGATATATATCACCAAGATGTAGTATTTGAGGACGCAGCGCATCGTTTAGAAGGATGGCCAGCACTTTCGAATTATTTCACCTCATTATATGCCAACGTCATCAGTTGTGATTTTGTAATCCATGAGCATCAACAAGTCGGAGATACAGGCTTCCTAACTTGGACAATGGACCTTCAGCATCCCAAACTTCAGAAGGGTGCGCCTATTCTCGTCAATGGTGTTTCGCACCTCAAATTTAGCGAAGGTCAGGTCATTTATCACCGAGACTATTTTGATCTCGGAGAGATGCTCTATGAGCATTTACCGTTACTTGGTTCAGTCGTTAAAACCATCAAGCAGAGGTTAGGACAATGA
- a CDS encoding SDR family oxidoreductase codes for MNNTILITGATSGIGRQLALDYANSEWNVIACGRNQDVLAELEAVSSKIHTLQFDVTNYEETQQALSNLPFTPNTWVFNAGDCEYMDEGVVDAKLMARVMNVNVVGVANCVEGCQVHLERGHRIVIVGSIASEVALPRAEAYGASKAAVSYFARTLAVDLKKKGINVVTVFPGFVETPLTDKNDFEMPMIISTQQASDSIRKQLAANKTYIYFPARFTSILRFISLLPYSWQARLTAKLVS; via the coding sequence ATGAACAACACCATCTTAATCACAGGCGCCACCTCCGGAATAGGAAGACAGCTTGCCCTAGATTACGCGAACTCAGAATGGAATGTGATTGCTTGTGGTCGGAATCAAGATGTTCTTGCAGAACTGGAGGCAGTTTCCTCCAAAATTCATACATTGCAGTTTGATGTGACAAATTATGAGGAAACTCAGCAGGCGCTCTCTAATTTGCCCTTTACGCCAAACACATGGGTTTTTAACGCAGGCGATTGTGAGTACATGGATGAGGGAGTGGTCGACGCGAAACTCATGGCGCGTGTGATGAACGTAAATGTTGTCGGTGTTGCCAACTGCGTTGAAGGCTGCCAAGTGCATTTAGAGAGAGGGCACCGCATTGTTATTGTTGGCTCTATCGCATCAGAAGTGGCACTGCCTCGTGCTGAAGCTTACGGCGCATCCAAAGCGGCAGTCAGTTATTTTGCACGCACGCTCGCCGTCGACTTGAAAAAGAAAGGGATCAATGTGGTAACGGTGTTTCCTGGTTTTGTTGAAACGCCGTTGACTGACAAAAACGACTTCGAAATGCCAATGATCATTTCTACTCAGCAAGCGTCGGACTCTATCAGGAAGCAGTTAGCCGCCAACAAGACCTATATCTATTTCCCAGCGAGATTTACCAGTATTTTACGTTTTATCTCGTTACTTCCATACAGTTGGCAAGCTCGCCTAACTGCTAAACTCGTATCATAA